The DNA region CGGGCTACCTGGATCTGGAGGTGACGGTGCCCGGCGGCGCGGTATTGCCGACCGCCGGTGTCAGTTTCGTCGTGGTGGCGCCGACCCACCGTCGGCGCGGAGTGCTCCGGATGATGTACACCGAATTGCACCGCCGCATTGCCGATTCGGGCTATCCGATCGCGGCGTTGACCGCCAGCGAGGGCGGCATCTACGGGCGGTTCGGTTATGGTCCGGCAACGGTGGACCACGAGCTGACCATCGATCGGCGGTTCGCGCGGTTGCATGCCGATGCGCCCGATCCCGGCGGGGTACGGCTGATCCGAGTTGCCGACCGCGGAGACGAACTGGCCGAGATCTATCAGCGGTGGCGCCGGCGCGTTCCGGGCGGATTGGCGCGTCCGTCGGTGCTCTGGGATGAGGTGCTCGCCGATCGGGAGAACACCCGCGGCGGCGGCACCGGATGGTTCGGGTTGCTGCATCCCGACGGCTACGTGCTCTACCGCATCCACGGAGAACATCCGAAGTCGGTGCGGGTCGGTGAGTTCCGTGCCGTCACCCCCGATGCGCACGCCGCATTGTGGCGGGCGTTGCTCGGGCTCGATCTGATGGCCGAGATCGTCATCGAGACCTACCCGGACGACCCGATGCCGTACCTGCTCACCGATACCC from Mycolicibacter sp. MU0083 includes:
- a CDS encoding enhanced intracellular survival protein Eis; this translates as MILRSATDDDWPAMGVLAATGFGEDWDSRAMVAWRALTTADSAIVVADGDDVIGMSGYLDLEVTVPGGAVLPTAGVSFVVVAPTHRRRGVLRMMYTELHRRIADSGYPIAALTASEGGIYGRFGYGPATVDHELTIDRRFARLHADAPDPGGVRLIRVADRGDELAEIYQRWRRRVPGGLARPSVLWDEVLADRENTRGGGTGWFGLLHPDGYVLYRIHGEHPKSVRVGEFRAVTPDAHAALWRALLGLDLMAEIVIETYPDDPMPYLLTDTRLATTTGRSDGLWLRIMDIPKVLTARRYAADVSAVLQIRDGFRADGGRFALTVRDGRADCTPTDAGADVELDLDVLGILYLGAHRASALAAAGRLRGRDDALVRALDAAFVSDVAAQIGFGF